In the genome of Aedes aegypti strain LVP_AGWG chromosome 2, AaegL5.0 Primary Assembly, whole genome shotgun sequence, the window gctcaataatcacgtggtcctctttcgcaaagtgcacctctttcggaagaattagatgcccatccaaacacaacgctttctatatatatccaatgcctagcccgagagcgcattgttttttaggtataggaatagcacactacactagccagcaactgcgctggctgaggtttctattgtgtgggcttccaatgggtcgcgacgttctcaaacgaccggttacggaacatgagtccgttgctcgataaatacttgttttaattatgaacaagtatttatcgagcaacggactcatgttccgtaaccggtcgtttgagaacgtcgcgacccattggaagcccacacaatagaaacctcagccagcgcagttgctggctagtgtagtgtgctattcctatacctaaaaaacaatgcgctctcgggctaggcattggatatatatagaaagcgttgtgtttggatgggcatctaattcttccgaaagaggtgcactttgcgaaagaggaccacgtgattattgagctgaaatcgaattcaggttaacttctgcgttcatgagtcctctcatggcgtagtggttaacgcgccccaactagagatcggggagtcgtgagttcgattctcactgagaagacgtgtaactttttcgcaaatcttcacatcaatttgtccatctaatccaattgcaaattatatgtaatgtttagtttttcggtagttgttaaacttccactcggctggttggccgtaaaccacgattcataattaaaacaagtgttaaatttagttttttatgCATTTATTAATGAGATTTCTAGCTCtcggctagttcatctcggaaaCAACGGCTTtatttcccttccgaaggaagtcgtcactataacctttGCATCATAAATGACTATCTTGGGGATGGGAAACGCTCCtaggtccttggcgtgagaggcaTGTGTTCTAACCATGTCCGATCCCATGTATTATGATGTTCATAAAGTATTTTCTAAGGAtattcttcaaaacttttcataataaaaagtttttattatttattggcagaattcttcaattattttgttattccagGGCAGAATTGCTAGAGGTTTTCATACTTCgagtaaaaaaaaaccctttaaAGAATAAAGAAGGTAAGTTctaggatttttgaaaaattggttCGAATGGTTCCTCATTTctaaaatttcatcaggaattcctcaacaaattttcaaagaattgcaAAAATCTCCTCTAATATTCAGTAAAACTTTACCATAAGACATCTTTggcaatgattttaaaaatatctaccGTCAATAGTTTCGCGTTATTGTCTACAGCTCTTaccacaataattaaaaaaaaaacaatttacatcgtcttcagccaaaggctgcatagactgaacaatcacgaacattaggcaacggacaacacggaacacccagaagctcagtgatgaattttcggtttgacgaaaagtttccaccgactggagcgggaatcgaacccacgctttgtggcataatacgcctaaacgaccaacgctgctaaccgcacggccacgaagcccaaaaATAAATAGCCCCtccaaaagtttgtttggatttTCTGCAAGTAGGAAACAAATGTTTCTACTATTCGCCATAGTACAGTggaattccgtttttggcatgctccgtttttggcatgctccattttttgcaccctccgattttggcaacaaaatggatccggtggcccagatagccgtagcggtaaacgcgcagctattcagcaagaccaagctaagggtcgtgggttcgaatcccaccggtcgaggatcttttcgggttggaaattttctcgacttcccagggcaagatacacacttaaaaaatttcaccgactccggtaatttttttaccgaaatataaaccgctgagcgATCAGTAATGCTTTCGGTAAAGttaaaaatcaccgaacaatcaGTAATTTAAACCAAAacgcagctgtcaaaatattacaaactGTTCGGTAATGGTTACCGAGCGAATTGTAAAATTATTACCGAACACATTGTTATTATCAGTAGGCAGTCTATATTCTTGCGGacgattgaaaaacaaaaaaaataatgaaattcatTTTGATAGTCGATATACATTTATTTCGGTTCCGCTTCTTTGTCTATAAAATTATAGAAATGTATGGACATTTGGTATGTTCTTCCACAGCCACAATGTTCTAAAGCACAGCAGGATTATGGAATCGCTTCATTTTTCCGAACATCTTTATACGTGACGTTGTAATTCGGAACGTGATTTGGCTCTTGCATCCTATAACGAaaacattttacatttaaaataagGTGTTCAATGAAAATCCACAGGCCATACTTACGGATAAGTACCAGATGCACATTTTGCTGCATtagtttttcaaaaacagtaTCTACGTTCAAAACACAGAATTAAAAAATAGCATCGAAGACAATCCAAAGCGTCGCACTTCAAAACAAATATGGCGACATGATTGCTGATCTCGAAAATGTTAAATTACCAAGTGTTCGGTAAACCATTGTAGCACTGTGTACCGAAGTACGGTTAAATATTACAGTCTACGGGTAATCTATACTATGTACTGTTTTTTCGGTAAACGTAACGACGATGTCGGTAAAAAAAGATGAATACATTTTCTATCTCCTTatcttttcaagttttttcggtaattttcgTTTGCAATACCGAAACTTcagtaaattatttatttacagttCGTTTTCGGTAATAATATTTACCGAACAACGAAAacaaatctaagtgtgtactcttttcgtacctgccacacgataaacgcatgcaaaaatggtcattggcgttgtaagctctcagttaataactgtggaagtgctcataagaacactaagctgagaaacaggctctgtcctagtggaggacgtaacgccagaaagaagaagaatggatacgtttttggcaacatttttgaacaccattaaaatgtttaattttttgtaaatataatcGTATCTGTTAATTATTCATTTGCATACGGATgggatggtcattggtcatgcattcGCAACGTTTTATGAGGAcattaatctccaccagtatctccaGTAAGACCAATCccttttcttaggcattcatactgAGCGACCAGCCCACTAGGTGACAAACCTAAAAATACTTCTCTTCTTTGGAACAGCTTGTCTTAACATAACCAtaagcaccgacataagagcaacagAAAGTATCACATCGAGTTATAATCACAAATTTCGTCTGATCTTTTTAGCTCATCATCTTATTATTATAAGTTACATGCATTGCGTAATTGATTTTCCTGCTTCTAAGAATATGGCCAtacgtagcacctacttccagcacagccttccataccgatacacctggagatcaccacagcagacagaatcacaaatcgaccacgttctgattaatggtcggcacttctccgacattatcgacgccAGGACCTATCGtagcgctaacatcgactctgaccactatctggtgatggttaaactgcgcccaaaactctccgtcgttaacaacgtacggtaccgacggccgctccGGTGTGACCTacagcggctcaagcaaccgaatgtcgcagcggcatacgcgcagcacctcgaggctgcattaacggaagagggtgagctggatgaagcccctcttgaggactgctggagaacagtaaaagcagccatcaacaatgcagctgagagcaacgtcgggtacgtgggacggagtcggcggaacgattggttcgacgaggagtgccaggaggttttggaggagaaggatgcagcgcgggcggtcatgctgcagcaagggacccggcagaacgtggaaagctatagacggaaacggcaacagcagtcccgcctctttcgggagaaaaaacgccgcctggaggagacggagtgcgaggagatggaacagctgtgccggactcaagaaacgcgtaagttctatcagaagctcaacgcatcccgtaacggcttcgtgccgcgagccgagatgtgcagggataaggatgggagcattctcacggacgagcgtgaggtgatcgaacggtggaagcagcacttcgacgagcacctgaatggcggtgagagcacaggcaatgaaggacgggacaacggaggaaatgccttcgtcagtactgcggaagatggaaaccaaccccactttgagggaggttaaggatgccattcaccagctcaagaacaataaagctgctgctaaggatggtatcggagcagaactcataaagatgggcccgaagaggctggccatttgtttgcaccggctgataggcacaatctgggaaacagaacagctactagaggagtggaaggaagagataatatgccccatctacaagaaaggcgacaagttagatagaACTTTCGAgcgcctacaaagtattatcccacaacatcttccgtcgtctgtcacctgtagtaatcGAGtacgtgggaagttatcaagccggcttctttgacggccgatcgacaacggcccagatctttactgtacagcaaatcctccaaaaatgtcgtgaataccaggtcccaacgcattaccatttcatcaatttcaaggcgacatacaggggataggcaaaatgattgagataggcaaaattttgcctaaattcaaatgctcataactttatgaaaaattgatgaaattggatgcatccggaagcatccgacggcaaatttggtcttctttcaggaacttgcttggccatgcatattggccactggacaccggagatgttccggattttacgaggtcatgtctaaatgtcattttttctgtcgcttgtatttttgtgcggtgtaatgttggatagatgtttactattttcctagaaactagaactaataggaagttgaatgccgccggacgcatcatgattggttggaaatcttcagaaatatgaacatttccgtaaaatggttccggaaaacatggtcagtcatgtttgtattccCAATTATGTAAATACTATCCGGAACTATATCCATgtggacaccaaccttaaaaatgatgtttccagcagcatattcagaaccattagatgtaTAGACCActttatagaaggttccaggtgccctgggggaagtggtcaattaggaacatatctggaaccatatcaatatgcgcatcaaacttcatgattttcaaaggttatgctttccgaagcatttccagcaccaccggctgccatgacgactctatagtaggttccaggtgcccccggggatgtggccaattcaaaacatgcccgaaaacacattATGTgtataaacatcaagatttttgaaggctATGCTACTAGAAGCATTTACAGAGCAACATATTTATATAACCACTGTATAATAgtttccatgggccctgggggatgtggtccgaattggccacatctctaggagcccatggaatctactatagagtggttattTCATCTTGTGattctgaaaatgctccacatcctccaagtcacatggatccTACTGTTCATGGTAGAAGGTGATTCTTAACAGGTGAACGGCCGAATTGGCCaaatcccccggggcacctggaacctactataaagtagTCATGACAGCCGGtagtgctggaaatgcttcggagaGCATAATCTTTGAAAACCATGAAGTttaatgcccatattgatatggttccagatatgttcctaattgaccacttcccccagggcacctggaaccttctatagagtggtctatatatctaatggttctgaatatgctgctggacacattatttttaaggttgatgctCACTTGGGTATAGTTCTGGttaatatttacataattggAAATAcacacatgactgaccatgttttccggaaccattttacggaaatggtcatatttctgaagatttacaACCAATCATGATGCGTCCGGCGGCATTCAACTtcttattagttctagtttctaggaaaatagtaaacatctatccaacattacaccgcacaaaaatacaagcgacagaaaaaatgacatttagacatgacctcggaaaatccggaacatctccggtgtccagtggccaatatgcatggccaagcaagttcctgaaactagatcaaatttgccgtcgactgcttccagatgcatccaatttcatcaatttttcataaagttatgagcatttgaatttaggcaaaattttgcctatctcaatcattttgcctatcccctgtacgacagtatcgaccgcttagagctatggaaaaccatggacgagaacagctttcccgggaagctcacgagactgataagagcaacgatggaaggtgtgcaaaattgtgtgaaggtttcacgcgaacactccagttcgtttggatcccacacTGCGACAAggtgacggactttcgtgcctgttgttcaatattgcgctagaaggtgttatgcggagaaccgggcttaacagccggggtacgtttttttacgagatccagtcaatttgtttgcttcgcggatgatatggacatcgtcggccgaacatttcaaaaggtggcagacctgtacacccgcctgaaatgcGAGGCAgaaaaagttggactggtggcgAATGCGACCATgataaagtacatgctagctagtggggccgagcgcgacagagctcgCCTAGGTAATAGTGTTACGAttgacggggatactttcgaggtggtcgacgagttcgtctaccttggatccttgctgacggctgacaataacgttagccgtgaaatacggaggcacatcatcagtggaattggggctactatggcctccacaagaagctgcggtaaaaaaagattcacacccgcaccaaatgtaccatgtacaaaacgctcataaggccggtagtcctctacgggcatgaaacgtggacgatgctcgaggaggacctgcaagcacttggagtcttcgaacgtcgggtgcttaggatgatcttcggcggtgtgcaggagaacggtgtgtggcggcgaaggatgaaccacgagctcgcccaactctgcggcgaacccagtatccaagGTGAAAAAGAAGGTGGTcaaagctggaagaatacgatgagcagggcatgttgcaagaatgctggacagcaaccctgcaaagatggtgttcgcttcggatccggttggtacaagaaggcgtggagcgcagcgagctaggtgggcgtgcgtagtgcgtatcgatttggcgagcgtggggcagaaccgaggatggagagatacggccacgaatcgagtattgtggcgtgaaattgttgattcagtgttatctgtgtagatgttaactaaataaatgaatgcgTATGTAAAAATACACTGCAGTAATAGATAAAAATatagcaaaatgtcgtgtatcataacttttcaGGAATTTTATTGCGTTATTCTAGTGAAAGAACTGTCAACATATTATCCATAAAAATATTGCATATTTTACTACATTATCTAaaagattcgcgaattaggcgaaactgacgaaatgtacacaatttaagaatatatagcgttgaaattgtagcttgattgtctattcactgcacttgtaCTTATCCCCCATGGATAATTCAACTATttaaaaaacgcaaatttgtagaagacgaaacttcacctcatgcaaaaccacacactttattgattaggcctgtgtttttgtttatcaaagtgatgggcgcatctgacatcgaaatcaaaacacagcgagagtaaacggcgacactgcaagcaaaaaataaacaaggcgtacatggcgggcttaattgaaaccagaatgtaaacacggcgcaaaagtaataggcgacactgaaaataatatcgattacaggttcataacattgggcgatactggcattctcgagtaagttttaggcgaaaccttaaaaaaaatttgagtacgaaatagctaggggaattgtaggagatgtgtgtggtattgatgaggattttgaaactaggtttatgaaatgtgtattaaagtgaaaaggttaaagtttgagtatattttctccaattgggatttaaaattgcacatgagaatttcattgattattttctcattgttattgatttgtcaggtaggcccttatcgcgaatctctctcgattatatattatttttaaagaatttcaccTGCACCCTGATAACTTCGAACATAGTCCAAACTACAATAATATCAttaaagcacagacaaacagacgtaacacttagaacaaatctcgatcaaaatcatagtcacgaggacatgtacgcccaatgctaaaatcagcatgtttggccgacgggccaacagatggtggtagtgtgtaaacgtcaaacacgaacaaaaacgaagcaagcgctgcgggtggcggattggccacctaacatatttttgaatcgaccgttaaaaaggtggtcgatggacaatgatgagagtgtgacgtctgtttgtctgtgattaaaGTGTGCTTTTTTACTGTGGCATTAGCGtatatattgatctttctgtgTGAACTATTTAGAGCTACGTTCTATTTCTGTTAGAGATTCTGAAtgacgttagatttgttaagagacgatccagaattgtATACAAGATTGTAAATCAAAGATTCCTAATTTTACCTTGAAGAATCCTCAGGAAGTTATTGGTTCTTAAGGGAATTCACAAACATTTCAACGGATTTTTAGGGATGTCTACAGTTTCCTAGCAGACACTGGGAGTTTTTTTGCGGGATCCTCAGAATGTATATTTAATTGGGGATTATGTCCAAAACTTGGTGATTCATAATAAACACTTAAGATTGCAAGGGTGTCCTGTAAATTCTTAGCGGGATAATATGGATTACTAGAGGTATTTTGAGTATTTACGCAAAACCTAGGGGATTTAGAAAAGGTTCCCAAAAGAATTTGATGAGCTAgccttaaaattaaattaattaaattaaattttcatttcgcATTTATGGATCATGAGATGTAGTTGTTAACATAAATTACAAGcagcaattctaaacttacctgattttgtcaaattttactttaaagcctaaaagttaaactgatttcaattttcattaaattaaaCAAAAGCTCATACCGTTTTGCAATTATTAGcgcttttgttttgtaaattcgTCTTTGTAAGAATAcagcaaaacattttttcacattcttacatagttttaagaaaatgtccagttcttgaataaagtTCACTTATGCAATTATTGATTGTGCATGGCCcactcatacaaatagtgtatataaagcttctaaaaaatcattgaagacattgaggcgtaaaaagtatgtataacgtttgccacaattaatattacggggctatagattcatagcaaatTACAACCCTACGGAAAACCGGTTCGAAGTGAACCGTTCCAAAGTCTCGATACCATATGGttccataaggatgatgtaataacattctattgatgttttcaaaacaaatagttggaaaaaaaaaaattaaaatttgggtTCCGATtgtggcacggttccgtttttggcaactgaaaatttcaactttgttgccaaaaacggaatcccactgtataataCAATTTCGGAGCTCATACACAACGTTTTGTCAAATACCTTCAGTAGAAATTCGCTTTGAACGCCAATAATTAtccattaaaaaagaaaaaagaacaaattttttgtAGTTAACCCGTCAGGTATATCGTTggagattttgtaaaaaagtttctaaaattcttcatttaatgaatgatttttgaattttctggcATGCATGTagtatttttttcgtattcAATTTTAGCTGAAATTAACTatcaatttcttaaaaaaatcttccaatgcattttttgtatgtgttacttataaaatcttatataaacttgatattgatttGGAATGGTTTGTAGagttatttgtaaaaaaatccctaaataAATATTGAGGTACTCCTAGAGAATAAATCTACAACCTGAAAGAAGCTGATGGAAAATATTAGTAGGCATCCTTAGAATAACACCTGCAAGAATCATTTCATGTTTTTGCATGAAGTCCTGAATAATTTTTGCTGCGAATTTTTTAAGCGGTCCTTGAAGAGGTTTGAAAGATTTTCTGAGAGATGTGAAAGAatggaatctgaagagaaactttGGGAAACACCTCAacagcaaagttggaaaaactgttgattaacttattgaagaatttgtggaaaaaatccttGCTAGGTGATGTGAAAGACAATCTCGGTGAGACTCCTAGATTTTGTGTactatttcttgaagaaatccttggtaATTCCGAAAAATCTTAATCAAATTATTAAAGAAGAACTGGATGATATATCAAACAAACAAATGGAATTTATATGTTTTGTGTACGTCAAGAACCGatctggaatatttctgaattttcttaatTCTCATGCGGAATTcttcaagttattttttaaacaatttgatTGAGACTCTAAAAATCTGGTAATATCAGAAAGCCTATGAAACTGTAGGAAAAATTGATATAATAATAACTACTAATCCCGGGATTGATTTTCCGTGGAAAgaggaactcagtgaaaacttgtataggagttcttggagaaaggaCTGAATGagtacggaaataattcattaaaaaatcaccGTAGTTATTTTCAAAGGAAACTCTCAAAAGCACATGGATGAAAACCTGAAAAGtttgtggaagaatcacaatATATCCCTCGTaagtttcttggaagaattagtgaaggattttttttttggattaaacaaagaatgaACAATGAAGGGCAATGATAGGGAAAAAAAGTCACAAgcaaataaaaacaatacaaacatatgcaAACTTCGAAATGAATGAAGATCGTGAATATTGCGACGGACATTAGttctgtaaaacaagaatttgctagcataaataattgtattgaaatgagcaatcagttcgatgctctagacaaattttccgaacactaaatcaaagcagcctctagcccaggctctttgattcaagtaaggaagcaaagagtgccgcctatcgtggtcagttgttccgaatttgggggatttaggcaggagatcttgaactccattaggggaatcaaggcgtttttttttctcttataagcaggtgaaatcaactcacatgtaaaaaaatctgaactgctacggcaaatgaaatgtaatatgttgttaacaaaatgttaataaaatcttaaatttgttttaccaaattaggatgatagtgttgtctaataacacagaacacctagatataagaaatgaatgtaatgtttggaatgatactaataaagaattataaaaaaaagcatgTTAGTTCAAATGAGCCTATGGGGCTCTGAACTGTTTTGATTCTGTATTAGCTTTTggcgtttactggccttgttgtttactaaatttATAAAGGAGTGAAAGAGCGAGACTGATTTCTATGCAGTGCCCcatgcatgctataaaatgtttgacttttactgtgcgccctgttttcaaaatgtccgtgagagagagagcgagacagcaccaacatacggcgcacagtaagaatcatgagaacaaaataatttatggcacgtacagaggctcatgagagtcgctgtagaaaatttctgcaaggaatcgacgagaaatttctttagcgattccttttcagtagcaaatcaggctaaTTCCATTTAATatttaaggccggtttgctactgacaagaaaaggaatcgcctatctcgatgcgtggaaaatttctcccaagaaatggtcaagaaaatcacttttttctgatcgcagtacgcagttgagaagaaatgtcacttcaaagggggctctctgtaggaaatttcttgaccctttcagtcaaggaatttctttacttttcttgagcgaaacagcatacttagctttaagcctgatttgctgctgaacaggaatcaccaaagaaatttctcgccgattccttgcagaaattttctacagcgactcccgtttgaactgacatttcttttcaactgcgtactgcgatcagaaaaatgagcTTTCTTGATCgtttccttgcaggaatttccaatgcatcaagataggccgagaaattacttgtcagcagcgaatcaggctttatctaggaatttcatGAAACGAAGTAGGCATTGCAGTTATTCTAATCTCctttgttttgataaaaatctcaaaaatatacaATGCTCTCCGCCGAGGAACGATCCATTATTCAGCAGTGGCTGATTCAGTTTCGGCTTTCAAGTCCTGTTCGCAAAGTTTGCCGCGACTTGTCCGACGGAGGTGAGCAAGGATTTTATGATTTCAACCATATCTTCTAAGCATTGACTCTTCCATAGTATTAGTCGCGGAACTTCTGCATCAGTTGTTCCCACGGTTGGTGGATTTGCACAACTACACGAAAGGTTTTGCCATCGCGCGCAAGCTGGATAATTGGGAAACCCTCAACAGGAAGGTGCTGAAAAAGCTTGGAATCTACTTGACACCGGATGTTATTCATACCGTTGCGAATGGAAGCAAGGATGTCGTGTACGATGTCCTTCTAGAAATAATGATTAAAGCAGAGCAGCAGGGAATTGAATGTCTCTAGGGTTTCAGAAGAAAAAATTACATTATTGtacgattattgaattatatttttctaattgcTTTTAGGTTTTTTGGTGTTCTTTGGCTTAGTCAACGAAACATTTCGCTTCGATTCTTTTGGTTTGTGTTTAGCCGACTTAACGCAAAACGCTTTCAGGGTTTTGCATGCGATGCAAATAGTCAGTGTCAGTGCACCAACATAGAATGCAATCACATCCCACATCAAGTATTGCCACCAGCTCAGATCCACCGAGGAGGACTTCAAATGCTTGGCACCCTTGTGCCTTATCACGTACTCAATCCAGTGCATGGCTTCGTCCATTGGTGGGACGAGATTATCGCGGAACAGTTCAGACGCCTTCCTAGCCAGTCGAGTATACGCTGGATTCGTGAGTAGCTCGTTAATTCGTGAGCCCAAAG includes:
- the LOC5572435 gene encoding sperm flagellar protein 1, whose product is MLSAEERSIIQQWLIQFRLSSPVRKVCRDLSDGVLVAELLHQLFPRLVDLHNYTKGFAIARKLDNWETLNRKVLKKLGIYLTPDVIHTVANGSKDVVYDVLLEIMIKAEQQGIECL